The window CGACGTCACCCAGAACCCCAACTACGGACAGAACGAGCCTTACTTCGGGATGCCCGACGGCCACCTCCCGGTGCGCAGTTACCTCGCCTCCCCGGTCGTGTCGAAGCGCGGGGAGGTGCTGGGCGGCCTCTTCTTCGGGCACGAGGAGGTCGGGGTGTTCACCGAGGGCCACGCCAAGCTGGCCGAGGGAATCGCAGGCCAGGCGGCCATCGCCATCGACAACGCCCGGCTGTACGCCGCCCAGAGGAGCGCGGCGGAGACCCTGCAGCGCAGCATTCTTCCCGCCCGGCTCCCGCAGCTCCCCGGCCTGGAGACCGCCGCCCGCTACCGCCCGGCCGAGGTGGGAATCGAGGTCGGAGGGGACTGGTACGACATCCTCGAGCTGGACTCCGGGGCGGTTGCCGTGGTCGTGGGCGACGTGGTCGGCCGGGGGCTGGCCGCAGCCGGGATCATGGGCCAGCTGTGCCACGCGGTCCGGGCCTACGCCCTTGAGGACCCCTCGCCGGGAGCGGTGCTGAGCCGGCTTAACCGGTTTATCGAGAAGACCGGCGAGGAGCCCTTTGCCACGGTGGTCTTTGCAGTCTTCGACCCGAAGGCCGGCACTTTTCGCGTCGCCAACGCCGGCCACCCGCCGGCGCTGATGATGCACACCGACGGTACCGCCGAGTTCCTCGAGCAGAACAGTGGCCCCCCCATCGGCGCCGTCACCGACAACGAGTACACCGAAGAAGTCGTGACCCTGACCCCGGGCTGCCGTTTGCTCCTCTACACCGACGGCCTGGTGGAGGACCGCCGGACCGCGCTGAGCGCCGGCCTGGAGAAGCTGAGGCAGGCGGCGATGAAGGGTCCCGACGACATCGAGGAGTTCTGCGACTACGTTCTCGACAGGATGGCGGTGGGCCGCGACCTGCAGGACGACATAGCGGTTCTGGCCATCGGCGCCGTGCCGCTGGAGTAGGGCTTAAGAAGCGGCTTCGGCTATCAGCTCCGAGGCTTCACGGGTCGAGAGCTGGTCCGGGGCGATCTTGGCGGCGACGACCTCCACCGCACGCTCCAGCCGGTTGGCGCCTGCGTTCTCGCCCAGGTGCCTGAGCATCATCGAGGCGGAAAGGATCGCTCCGATCGGGTTGGCCAGCCCGGTCCCGACGATGTCGGGGGCCGAGCCGTGAACCGGCTCGAACATCGACACCTTCCCGGGGTGCATGTTGGCGCTTCCGACGAACCCGATGCCGCCGACCAGGCCTGCGGCGAGGTCGCTCAGGATGTCGCCGAACAGGTTGTCGGTGACCACCACCTGGAATCTCTTCGGCTGGGTGACCATCAACAGGCAGGCAGCGTCGATGTGCTGGTAAGCGGTCTGGACGCCGGGATACTCCGCGCCGATCTCCTTCATTGCCCGCAGGTACAAGCCGCCGGCGCGCTCCAGGACGTTGGTTTTGTGGACGAGGGTCAGCGTCTGCTTCCGTTGGGCGGCGAGCTCGAATCCGTAACGGACGATCCGGCTGACCGCCGGCCAGGTGTTCAACGAGACCTCGGTCGAAACCTCCTGCTCCGACCCGGTGTCCGCCGACTCGCCCCGGCCGCAGTAGAGGCCTTCGGTGTTCTCGCGCACGATCGTGACGTCCAGCTGGTCGGCGTTGCTCAGCACGCTGTTGACCCCGTCGAGCAGCCGGGAGGGGCGCAGGTTGACGTACAGGTCGAGCTCGCGTCGAAGTCTGAGGAGCAGGCCCTTTTCGAGGATGCCCGGTGGCACCCGGGGGTCGCCGACCGCCCCCAGCAGGACTGCCTCGTGTTCGCTGAGCCGCTGCAGGTCGTCGTCGGTGAGGATCTCTCCGGACTTGAGGTACCGGTTCGCACCGAGCTCGTAGTTGGTGACCTCAAGGGCGAATCCCTCGGCGTCGGCCACTGCGTCGAGGGCCATGAGAGCGCCCTCGATCACCTCGGGACCGATGCCGTCGCCCGGGACGACTGCAATGTTGTGCCTGCGCAGCGCGTCGGCAATCAAAACGACGGGGCGTCCATGGCTGCCCTGCGGGTGCCGACGTTCGTCGCGCGGTTGACTGCGTTCAGGAACGCCCGGGCGGAGCCCTCCACCACGTCGGTCGAGACGCCCTTGCCGGAGTAGATGACCCCGTCGACGTTGACCTGAACCGAGATCTCGCCGACTGCGTCGGTTCCCCCGGTCACCGCTCCAACCTTGAAGCTGAGGAGTTTGGCGTTGATGCCCACCGCCCGCTGGATGGCGCCGCAGGCCGCGTCGATCATCCCGTCTCCTTCGGCCGACTCCTCGTAGACCTCGTCGCCGGACCGGATCCGGACCTTGGCCGATGGGTGGACGTGTGTGCCCCCGCGGACCTGCAGGTCCTCCAGCACATAGACGTCGGCGGCGCTCGAGATCTCGTCGGTGACGATTGCCAGCAGGTCGGCCTCGGTCATCTCGATCTTGCGGTCGACGAGGTCCCGAAACCGTGCCCATGCCCGGTTCAGGTCGTCGCCGCTCAGGTCGTAGCCCATGTCGCCCAGCGTTTTGGCGAAAGCGTGCCTGCCCGAGTGTTTGCCCAGGACGATCCGGTTGGAGTCCCAGCCCACCGAGGTGGCATCCATGATCTCGTAGGTGGTCCGGTCCATCAGCACCCCGTGCTGGTGGATGCCCGCCTCGTGGGCGAACGCGTTCGCCCCGACAATCGCCTTGTTCGGAGGCACCTGGTAGCCGGTCAGCGCCGAGACCAGGCGGGAGGTGCGGACGATCTGCTTGGAGTCTGCCCCGGTGGTGACCCCGAGCGAAGCGCCCCGGGTCTGGATGGCCATGATGACCTCCTCGACCGAGCAGTTGCCAGCCCGTTCGCCGATGGCGTTCATCGCGCCCTCGACCTGCCGGGCGCCGGCCCCGACGCCGGCCAGGGCGTTGGCCACCGCCAGGCCCAGGTCCTGGTGGGTGTGGGTGGACCAGATGACGTCGCCGGCGCCTTCGACGTTCTCGATCAGGTACTTGAACAGTTCGCCGTACTCGTTAGGCAGGGCGTAGCCGACGGTGTCGGGCACGTTGCACGTCGTGGCTCCGGCCTTGATGGCGGCGCCGAACATCTTCACCAGGAACTCCGGGTCGCTGCGAGTGGCGTCCTCGGCACTGAACTCCACGTCCGGGCAGTAGCCCCGGGCCCGCTCAACGCCGGCGACGGCAATGTCGTAGACCTGTTCCGGCGTCTTATGCAGCTTTTTCTCCATGTGGATGGAGGATGTGGCGATGAACACGTGGATCCGGGACTTCTGGGCGTCCTTGATGGACTCCCACGCCCGGTCGATGTCGTCGAACTGCATCCGGGCCAGGGCACAGATGACCGGGCCCTTGACGTTCTGGGCCACCGATCTCACCGCCTGAAACTCGGACTCCGAGTTGATGGGGAAGCCCGCCTCGATGATGTCGACGCCCAGCGCCGCCAGCTGATGGGCGATCTCCACCTTCTCTTTGCCGGACAGGTTGATGCCCGGCGACTGCTCACCGTCGCGCAGCGTGGTGTCGAAGATACGTACCTGATCTGTCATTTGAAACTCCTAGTCTCGGTCTCGTGGTCGCTTTGGTCTGGGGCTCGGGCTCCGGGTCGCACCTTCGCAGCAGCGACCCGAGCCTTCAAAGCGCGAGTAAGAGCACAGTCGGGGGGGTGCCCCCCGACGACCCCCCAAAGACCTCGTTGGAGTTGGCAGGCACTTTTGGATTCAGTCCTTTCGCAGCCAGGGCATCATCGAGCGCAGCTCTTTGCCGACCGACTCGATCTGCTGGTCGGCCGCTTCGTCGCGCATCTTCTGGAAGTTGGGGTAGCCGCCCTCGGCCTCCGCGACCCACTCCCTGGCGAAGTTGCCGCTCTGGATGTCGACCAGGATCTTGTCCATGGCCTCCCGGGTCTCGTCGGTGACAATCTTCTGCCCCCGGGTCAGGTCGCCGTACTCCGCGGTATCGGAGATGGAGTGGCGCATCTTCGCCAGGCCGCCTTCGTAGATAAGGTCGACGATCAGCTTAACCTCGTGCAGGCACTCGAAGTAGGCGACCTCGGGCTGGTAGCCGGCGTCGACCAGGGTTTCGAAGCCGGTCTGGATCAGTCGGGTCAGTCCCCCGCAAAGCACGGCCTGCTCGCCGAACAGGTCGGTCTCGGTCTCCTCGCGGAACGTGGTCTCTATCAGGCCGGCCCGGGCCGAGCCGATCCCGTAGGCGTACGCCAGCGCGTAGTCGTGGGCCTTGCCGGAAGCGTCCTGCTCCACGGCCACCAGGGCAGGGGTGCCGATGCCCTCGGTGAAGGTCCGGCGGACCAGGTGGCCGGGCCCCTTGGGGGCGACCATGAAGACGTCGACGCCCGCCGGCGGGGTGACCCGCTTGAAGTGGATGTTGAAGCCGTGGGCGAAGACCAGCGCGTCCCCGTCGTTCAGGTTTGGGGCGATGGACTCGTCGTAGATCGCCTTGCAGTTCTGGTCGGGGACCAGCAGCATGATGACCTCGGCCTCGGCTGCGGCTTTGGAGGTCTCCAGGACCTTCAGGCCGGCCGCTTCAGCTTCCGCCCATGAGGAGGAGCCGTCCCTAAGGCCGACCCGGACGTCGAAGCCCGAGTCCTTGAGGTTCAGGGCGTGAGCATGGCCCTGGGAGCCGAATCCGATGATCGCGATGGGTCGCCCCTTCAAGACCTCGGGATCGGCGTCCTTTTCGTAGTACTTCGTGGCCATGCGTGTTGCCTCCTAGATTGGTTGAGTGTTAACCCGCCACCCGCAGCTGGCGGTCTTTGATTGACTTCGAACCCCGGCTGAGCGCCACCCGGCCGGACTTCACGAGCTCGATTATCCCGTAGACCGCAACCAGGTCCTCAAAGGCCTGGATCTTCTCCGGCGCACCGGTGACCTCGATGGTCATGGAGTCGGTGCCCACGTCGATGACCTTGCCGCGGAACACCTCGGCCAGCTCGATGATGCGGGCCCTCACCTCGGCGACCGCCCGGACCTTGATCAGCATGAGCTCCCGCTCGACCGAAAGCTCGGGCTCCAGCTCGATGACCTTCAGCACGTTGATCAGTTTGTAAACCTGCTTCGTCACGTGCTCGAGCGGCCGCTCGGGCAGGTCGACCACGATGGTCATCCGGCTGACGTTCGGGCTCTCGGTGGTGCCGACCGCCAGGGAGTGGATGTTGAATCCCCGGCGGGCGAACAGCCCGGCGACCCGGGACAGGACACCCGGCTTGTTCTCGACGAGGACGGCAATCGTATGTTTCATGCTCCATGCTCCTCGTCGTCGCCGTACAGGTGGTCGCCCTGCTCGTGCGCTACCGGCTCCCTCTCGTACTCGGGGCCGAGAATGATGTCGTCGTTGGAGCTGCCGGCGGCGACCATCGGGTAGCACATCTCGCCCTTGTCGCAGCGGAAGTCGATGACCACCGGGCGGTCGTTGACCCCCCGGGCCTTCTCGATCGCCGTGTCGACGTCCTGCATGTTCTCGACCCGAAGGCCGATGCAGCCGTACGCCTCGGCCAGCTTGACGTAGTCGGGGATGTCCCAGCCGAACTCCACCTCGGAGTAGCGCTCGTCGTAAAACAGCTCCTGCCACTGGCGGACCATGCCCAGGTAGGCGTTGTTGATGATGGCGATCTTGACCGGGATCTTCTCGACCGCCATCGTCGCCAGCTCCTGGCAGGTCATCTGGAAGCAGCCGTCGCCGTCGATGCACCACACCTCGTCGTCCGGCATGGCGACCTTGGCCCCCATTGCCGCCGGGACGCCGAAGCCCATGGCGCCCGAGCCGCCGGAGTTGATCCAGGTGCGGGGGCGCTGGAAGGGGATGAACTGCGACCCCCACATCTGGTGCTGGCCCACGCCGGCGCAGTAGATGGCCTTGCCCTCGGTCAGGGCGGCGATCCGTTCCACCACGTACTGAGGCTTCAGGGGACCGTCCTCGGTCTGCGTGTACTTGTAGGGGTAGGCCTTCTTCCAGCCGTTGACCGTGTCCCGCCATGCCGAGTAGTCGGGTTGCGGATCCTTGCCCCGGCGGGACTCGATGACCTTGATCAGCTCGACCAGGACCGCCTTGGCGTCGCCCACGATCGGGACGTCGGCTTTGCGGTTCTTGCTGATCTCCGCCGGGTCGATGTCGGCGTGGATGATCTTGGCGTCCGGTGCGAAAGCCGACAGCTTGCCGGTCACCCGGTCGTCGAAGCGGGGGCCGATGCCGATGAGCAGGTCGCTGCGCTGCAGGGCGGTGACGGCGGTGTAGTTGCCGTGCATGCCGGGCATGCCGAGGCACAGCTCGTGAGTGTCGGGCATGACGCCGCGGGCCATCAGGGTGGTGACCACCGGGATGCCGGTCATCTCGGCCAGTTGAACCAGCTCGGCCGATGCCCCGGCCTTGATGATGCCGCCGCCGGCGTAAAGGATCGGGCGCTCCGACTGGGAGATCAGCTTGGCCGCCTCGACGATCTGGCGCTGGTTCGGCTTGGTGGTGGGCTGGTAGCCGGGCAGGTCGACCGGACCGGCCGGCTTGTAGGTGAACTTGGCCTGCAGCACGTCCTTGGGGATGTCGACCAGGACCGGGCCGGGGCGGCCGGTGCTGGCGATGTGGAACGCCTCGGCGATGGTCTGGGCGATGTCGTCCGGCTCCATCACCAGGAACGTGTGCTTGGTGACCGGTCCGGCGATGCCGGTGATGTCCGACTCCTGGAAGGCGTCGTAGCCCATGGCGGGCCGCGGGACCTGGCCGGTGATGGCAACGACCGGGATGGAGTCCATGAACGAGGACGCCAGGCCGGTGATCAGGTTGGTCGCGCCGGGGCCGGAGGTGGCCATACAGACCCCTACCTTGCCGGAGGCCTGAGCGTAGCCGTCGGCTGCGTGGGCGGCACCCTGCTCGTGCCGGCAGAGGATGTGTTTGACCGTCGAGTCGATCAACGGGTCGTAGGCCGGCAGGATAGCTCCGCCCGGTATGCCAAAGATGTGCTCGACCCCAACTGCTTCGAGCGCAAGGAAGAGGGCCTTAGCCCCGGTGACCTCGCTCATAGTTATGTCCTCTCCTTGTGTCTTCTCAGCAGTGGGTCGCAGACGATGCGGAAAGACTCAGTGGACCTGGATCTCGACGTCTCGGTCGAGGTAGGGGGAGTCTGCAGTTGTCCGGGAAACAAAAAACCTCTCAGTCTGAGAGGTTTCGTAGCGCTCGCCGGAACTGCAGGCGCGCGCTACCGCGATACGAGAAGAAGGAACAGCTGCCCCTGAGGGCTCCTTTCCGTTTCGTAGCGCGTCACTGTCAGACTCCTGTTCGTTGCCGTTCCCCAATCTTGACCGAGGGGCCCGGGGGTGTCAAGCAGTCGGGCGCCGTCCGGCGATCCGTTATGCCGGACTAATCCGGCGCAGTCTCGTCGAGGATCAAGTCGACCACGTCCTCCATCCGGCCGGTGCGCTCGAACAGCGCCAGCTGCCGGGAGGCTCCGGTCCCGCGCTCGCGGACCTGCGACACCAGGCCCTGGACCTCGTTCCACTCGTCCCGGTCCTCGAGCACAGGCCTCAGGATCTCGAGCATCGAGGAAACCAGCTCGTATGCGGGCACCAGGCGCTCCTTTTTGGGGTCGATCAGCGTGTCGGAGTCCCCGTACCGGGCGGCCCGCCAGATAGCCGACTTGATCAGCTCGTCCCGGATCTTGGTGCTGTCCGAGCCCGT is drawn from Actinomycetota bacterium and contains these coding sequences:
- a CDS encoding 3-isopropylmalate dehydrogenase, with translation MIADALRRHNIAVVPGDGIGPEVIEGALMALDAVADAEGFALEVTNYELGANRYLKSGEILTDDDLQRLSEHEAVLLGAVGDPRVPPGILEKGLLLRLRRELDLYVNLRPSRLLDGVNSVLSNADQLDVTIVRENTEGLYCGRGESADTGSEQEVSTEVSLNTWPAVSRIVRYGFELAAQRKQTLTLVHKTNVLERAGGLYLRAMKEIGAEYPGVQTAYQHIDAACLLMVTQPKRFQVVVTDNLFGDILSDLAAGLVGGIGFVGSANMHPGKVSMFEPVHGSAPDIVGTGLANPIGAILSASMMLRHLGENAGANRLERAVEVVAAKIAPDQLSTREASELIAEAAS
- a CDS encoding 2-isopropylmalate synthase, which gives rise to MTDQVRIFDTTLRDGEQSPGINLSGKEKVEIAHQLAALGVDIIEAGFPINSESEFQAVRSVAQNVKGPVICALARMQFDDIDRAWESIKDAQKSRIHVFIATSSIHMEKKLHKTPEQVYDIAVAGVERARGYCPDVEFSAEDATRSDPEFLVKMFGAAIKAGATTCNVPDTVGYALPNEYGELFKYLIENVEGAGDVIWSTHTHQDLGLAVANALAGVGAGARQVEGAMNAIGERAGNCSVEEVIMAIQTRGASLGVTTGADSKQIVRTSRLVSALTGYQVPPNKAIVGANAFAHEAGIHQHGVLMDRTTYEIMDATSVGWDSNRIVLGKHSGRHAFAKTLGDMGYDLSGDDLNRAWARFRDLVDRKIEMTEADLLAIVTDEISSAADVYVLEDLQVRGGTHVHPSAKVRIRSGDEVYEESAEGDGMIDAACGAIQRAVGINAKLLSFKVGAVTGGTDAVGEISVQVNVDGVIYSGKGVSTDVVEGSARAFLNAVNRATNVGTRRAAMDAPSF
- the ilvC gene encoding ketol-acid reductoisomerase, with amino-acid sequence MATKYYEKDADPEVLKGRPIAIIGFGSQGHAHALNLKDSGFDVRVGLRDGSSSWAEAEAAGLKVLETSKAAAEAEVIMLLVPDQNCKAIYDESIAPNLNDGDALVFAHGFNIHFKRVTPPAGVDVFMVAPKGPGHLVRRTFTEGIGTPALVAVEQDASGKAHDYALAYAYGIGSARAGLIETTFREETETDLFGEQAVLCGGLTRLIQTGFETLVDAGYQPEVAYFECLHEVKLIVDLIYEGGLAKMRHSISDTAEYGDLTRGQKIVTDETREAMDKILVDIQSGNFAREWVAEAEGGYPNFQKMRDEAADQQIESVGKELRSMMPWLRKD
- the ilvN gene encoding acetolactate synthase small subunit yields the protein MKHTIAVLVENKPGVLSRVAGLFARRGFNIHSLAVGTTESPNVSRMTIVVDLPERPLEHVTKQVYKLINVLKVIELEPELSVERELMLIKVRAVAEVRARIIELAEVFRGKVIDVGTDSMTIEVTGAPEKIQAFEDLVAVYGIIELVKSGRVALSRGSKSIKDRQLRVAG
- a CDS encoding acetolactate synthase large subunit; amino-acid sequence: MRPTAEKTQGEDITMSEVTGAKALFLALEAVGVEHIFGIPGGAILPAYDPLIDSTVKHILCRHEQGAAHAADGYAQASGKVGVCMATSGPGATNLITGLASSFMDSIPVVAITGQVPRPAMGYDAFQESDITGIAGPVTKHTFLVMEPDDIAQTIAEAFHIASTGRPGPVLVDIPKDVLQAKFTYKPAGPVDLPGYQPTTKPNQRQIVEAAKLISQSERPILYAGGGIIKAGASAELVQLAEMTGIPVVTTLMARGVMPDTHELCLGMPGMHGNYTAVTALQRSDLLIGIGPRFDDRVTGKLSAFAPDAKIIHADIDPAEISKNRKADVPIVGDAKAVLVELIKVIESRRGKDPQPDYSAWRDTVNGWKKAYPYKYTQTEDGPLKPQYVVERIAALTEGKAIYCAGVGQHQMWGSQFIPFQRPRTWINSGGSGAMGFGVPAAMGAKVAMPDDEVWCIDGDGCFQMTCQELATMAVEKIPVKIAIINNAYLGMVRQWQELFYDERYSEVEFGWDIPDYVKLAEAYGCIGLRVENMQDVDTAIEKARGVNDRPVVIDFRCDKGEMCYPMVAAGSSNDDIILGPEYEREPVAHEQGDHLYGDDEEHGA